In the Leptospiraceae bacterium genome, one interval contains:
- a CDS encoding histone deacetylase yields MATAICLDKIFWEHDTGNSHPENSNRLTSIQKRLQSSSFYKDLIQPKIQAAKLGDIAKIHTESYIQSVEKISGKRGYFDLDTPYSEMSHNAAFLAAGSGITLADLITSKEIQNGMAIVRPPGHHAENDHAMGFCIFNNIAITARYIQSLGFTKILILDWDVHHGNGTERSFYDDDSVFFISLHQYPFYPGTGKETSKGKGNGLGYNLNVPLSSGSSDSDYLAAFDKLIEKEIDSFSPDFILISAGFDAHKNDPLGGMDLSTKAFEKFSIFMKRKASEHCDNRLISFLEGGYDLKALAECVESHIAVLVG; encoded by the coding sequence ATGGCTACTGCAATTTGTCTTGACAAAATATTTTGGGAGCACGACACAGGTAACTCTCACCCTGAAAACTCCAACCGGCTAACTTCTATTCAAAAGAGGTTGCAAAGTTCAAGTTTTTATAAAGACTTGATTCAACCAAAAATTCAAGCTGCAAAGTTAGGCGACATTGCTAAGATTCATACCGAGTCTTATATTCAAAGCGTAGAGAAAATATCTGGGAAAAGGGGGTATTTTGATTTAGACACTCCTTATTCGGAGATGTCGCATAACGCAGCATTTTTAGCGGCAGGTTCCGGTATCACTTTAGCTGATTTAATAACGAGTAAAGAAATTCAAAATGGTATGGCTATTGTAAGGCCTCCTGGTCACCACGCAGAAAATGACCACGCTATGGGTTTTTGTATTTTTAACAATATCGCTATCACAGCGCGCTATATACAAAGCCTTGGATTTACAAAAATTTTAATCTTAGACTGGGATGTACACCACGGCAATGGCACAGAGCGTTCATTTTACGATGACGATAGCGTGTTTTTTATTTCTTTGCATCAGTATCCGTTCTATCCCGGAACAGGAAAAGAGACGAGTAAGGGAAAAGGAAATGGGTTAGGCTATAATTTGAATGTGCCTCTTTCTTCAGGTAGCAGCGACTCCGATTATCTTGCTGCCTTTGATAAACTCATAGAAAAGGAGATAGATTCCTTTTCTCCTGATTTTATTTTGATTTCGGCAGGGTTTGACGCACACAAAAATGACCCTTTAGGTGGAATGGATTTGAGTACTAAAGCTTTTGAAAAATTTTCTATCTTTATGAAAAGAAAGGCGAGTGAGCATTGCGACAATCGGCTAATTTCATTTTTAGAAGGTGGATACGATTTAAAAGCACTTGCAGAATGTGTTGAGTCTCATATTGCAGTACTAGTAGGATGA
- a CDS encoding NAD(P)-dependent oxidoreductase, which produces MVKKITQKSRTSSKIHSILITGGSGSIGKVLLPKLIDHYKIYALGRKVKNFPKDICLNKNFHFIECDYQNVKHISIHEKIDCVIHLGGQVAGKSISFEDYKKSNLDFTKILLEFAKLKSVKKFIFSSSVSVYGKNKKEKITEDSKLEGISDYAISKILAENILLENKKVPVTIFRIGSVYGENNKSFINKLIHLMKKRIIPFLNYGRNSKNFIYIGDLVEYFLLEIKKDRKSNIIFNIVNPEKVEYPNLIRLIQKNLSGSVYLKIPISKFLLQTVSNFNRIAFFFKLTKTKYVIDLSPLTGSQEISATKAIQEYRYSPKVQIEEGIDRLLNQNIKSSS; this is translated from the coding sequence ATGGTAAAAAAAATCACTCAAAAGTCAAGAACTTCCTCTAAAATTCATTCTATATTAATTACCGGTGGAAGCGGGAGTATCGGAAAAGTTTTACTTCCAAAGTTGATAGACCATTACAAAATTTATGCACTAGGTCGTAAGGTGAAAAACTTCCCGAAAGATATTTGCCTAAACAAAAATTTTCATTTTATAGAATGTGATTACCAAAATGTAAAGCATATATCGATTCACGAAAAAATAGACTGCGTTATCCATCTTGGCGGGCAAGTAGCAGGCAAAAGTATTTCTTTTGAAGACTATAAAAAGAGTAATTTAGATTTTACTAAGATACTTTTAGAATTTGCAAAATTGAAAAGCGTAAAAAAATTTATTTTCTCAAGCTCTGTGTCTGTTTACGGTAAAAACAAAAAAGAAAAAATCACAGAGGACTCTAAATTAGAAGGAATCTCCGATTACGCAATATCCAAGATACTCGCTGAAAATATTTTATTGGAAAATAAAAAAGTACCGGTAACAATTTTTAGAATAGGATCTGTTTACGGAGAAAACAATAAAAGTTTTATAAATAAATTAATACATCTGATGAAAAAAAGAATAATTCCTTTTTTAAATTATGGGAGAAATAGTAAAAATTTTATCTATATAGGCGATTTAGTTGAATATTTTCTACTCGAAATAAAAAAAGATAGAAAGTCAAACATTATTTTCAACATCGTAAACCCGGAAAAAGTAGAGTACCCTAACCTTATTCGACTAATCCAAAAAAACCTTTCTGGGTCGGTGTATTTAAAAATACCTATCTCTAAATTTTTATTACAAACAGTTTCTAACTTTAATAGAATTGCCTTTTTTTTCAAACTAACTAAAACAAAATATGTAATTGATTTAAGCCCATTAACCGGATCTCAAGAAATCTCTGCAACGAAAGCCATCCAAGAATACAGATACTCTCCAAAAGTACAAATCGAAGAAGGGATAGATAGGCTATTGAACCAAAATATAAAATCAAGTTCATAA
- a CDS encoding TrpB-like pyridoxal phosphate-dependent enzyme has product MEKINKITLSEKEIPKSWYNIQADMPNPMLPPLHPGTKQPVGPEDLAPLFPMELIKQEVSRERYIEIPEEVIDIYKVWRPTPLFRAYRLEKMLDTPAKIYYKYEGVSPAGSHKPNTAVPQAYYNKKQGVKRITTETGAGQWGSALSYACNIFGIELEVYMVKVSFEQKPYRKTLMNTWGAKVFASPSDRTDAGKLILSKDPKSPGSLGIAISEAVELAAKDEDTKYALGSVLNHVLLHQTIVGQEALLQMEKAGDLPDVVIAPFGGGSNFAGISFPFLKLNFTDNKKIRCIAVEPASCPKLTKGEFRYDFGDSIGMTPLIPMYTLGHSFVPPSIHAGGLRYHGAGAIVSQLLKDKLIEAVAIQQKECFEAGVAFTKAEGILPAPEATHGIAEVFRQAKKAKEEGKSKTILFNLCGHGYLDLGAYEDYFSGKLVDHNLSDEEVKKYLVDLEGFPKAI; this is encoded by the coding sequence ATGGAAAAAATTAATAAAATTACACTATCAGAAAAAGAAATTCCCAAATCTTGGTATAATATTCAGGCAGATATGCCGAATCCTATGTTGCCTCCACTCCACCCGGGAACAAAACAACCTGTTGGCCCTGAAGACCTTGCACCACTTTTCCCAATGGAGCTAATTAAGCAGGAAGTTTCTCGTGAGCGTTATATCGAAATCCCTGAAGAAGTGATAGATATATACAAAGTTTGGAGACCGACTCCTTTATTTAGGGCGTATAGACTCGAAAAAATGTTGGATACTCCAGCAAAGATTTACTATAAATACGAAGGGGTGAGCCCAGCTGGGTCGCATAAACCTAATACTGCAGTTCCTCAAGCCTACTATAATAAAAAACAAGGCGTAAAAAGAATTACTACTGAAACCGGCGCAGGCCAATGGGGCAGTGCGCTCAGCTATGCTTGTAATATTTTTGGAATAGAATTAGAAGTGTATATGGTAAAAGTTAGTTTCGAGCAAAAACCGTATAGAAAAACTCTGATGAATACTTGGGGAGCAAAAGTATTCGCTTCACCATCTGACAGGACAGATGCAGGAAAATTAATTTTATCAAAAGATCCAAAATCTCCAGGTAGCCTTGGGATTGCTATTTCTGAGGCAGTTGAGCTTGCAGCAAAAGATGAGGATACCAAATACGCGCTCGGAAGTGTTTTAAATCACGTTTTACTTCACCAGACAATCGTGGGACAAGAGGCACTTTTGCAAATGGAGAAAGCTGGAGACTTGCCCGATGTAGTGATTGCGCCTTTTGGTGGTGGTTCCAACTTTGCAGGAATAAGTTTTCCTTTTTTAAAATTAAATTTTACGGATAACAAAAAAATTCGTTGTATTGCGGTTGAGCCTGCGTCTTGCCCTAAACTTACCAAAGGGGAATTTAGATACGATTTTGGAGATAGTATCGGCATGACTCCACTAATTCCGATGTACACTCTCGGTCATTCTTTTGTTCCTCCTTCTATCCATGCGGGTGGGCTTAGATACCACGGTGCAGGCGCGATAGTGAGTCAATTATTGAAAGATAAGCTAATAGAAGCTGTGGCTATTCAACAAAAAGAGTGCTTTGAAGCGGGTGTTGCATTTACTAAAGCAGAAGGAATTTTACCTGCTCCAGAGGCGACACACGGCATAGCAGAGGTATTTCGTCAGGCAAAAAAAGCAAAAGAAGAAGGTAAGTCTAAAACGATATTATTCAATCTTTGTGGACATGGGTATTTGGACCTTGGAGCTTATGAAGATTATTTTTCGGGAAAGTTAGTTGATCATAATTTAAGTGATGAAGAAGTAAAAAAATACTTAGTTGACCTTGAAGGATTTCCTAAAGCTATTTAG
- a CDS encoding DUF1318 domain-containing protein, protein MKNNTILLFIILLGVIFSLGCLSLKPPPITFTQTQTSAEKQMVGEDKELEKNGWLIASIKTSSSGSETWQKESSGDEFSDPEYMISLRTIAYFTGELKKYKRHGILGEGLDGSVRRNPLVKESKFYADYSTAEMVKRIDEVVKIINEAREKVVNFRIEQEKKKNISPKEILVLKENLSLTYYREITPGEYYESAKGKWSKKE, encoded by the coding sequence ATGAAAAATAATACGATACTATTGTTTATAATTTTATTAGGAGTAATTTTTTCTTTAGGGTGTTTGAGCTTGAAGCCGCCACCAATTACTTTTACACAAACTCAAACTTCGGCAGAAAAGCAGATGGTGGGCGAAGACAAAGAGCTTGAAAAAAATGGCTGGCTCATTGCCTCGATTAAAACTTCATCTTCAGGCTCGGAAACATGGCAAAAGGAATCATCAGGAGATGAATTTTCTGATCCCGAATATATGATTTCCCTTCGTACAATAGCGTATTTTACAGGTGAATTAAAAAAATATAAGAGGCACGGTATTCTTGGAGAAGGATTGGATGGAAGCGTTAGGAGAAATCCTCTTGTAAAAGAAAGCAAATTTTATGCAGATTACTCTACAGCAGAAATGGTAAAACGCATTGATGAAGTCGTCAAAATCATAAATGAAGCAAGAGAGAAAGTAGTAAATTTCAGAATTGAACAAGAAAAGAAAAAAAATATTTCCCCTAAAGAGATTTTAGTGCTAAAGGAAAATCTATCATTGACCTACTATAGAGAAATAACCCCTGGAGAATATTACGAGTCCGCAAAAGGAAAGTGGTCAAAAAAAGAATAG
- a CDS encoding N-6 DNA methylase, with amino-acid sequence MIYCFFKIQYLEIDFVLTVLIMSQVKTKDFLNSIIRILKEDRFRSKENKPVNFTEYAILTDYNRKYKGDEDSVVTPILLKILDLLGYKSGVNLIQQGTKGGDKPDFRTFRNNLFLLDAKSTGIEIKPISSNTTETSYNQISRYLRSFEGYKYGILYNLVSIEFYLRDYDINGNFVIKHLPKKINFINLYNQFHQDDFSGEDYENFLWFIENFKYHEIDRSQFTEEIKTRQKEDLIKPDKDLLKATIYNTLSAINVDIKNQVERITKDSYDWEQLHSELQKISFEFKIRNEEDQESILLEEFVKQASYVLLIKLILIRILEDNNLIPIHLYNGGFKLKTEPPFSLTLKRILRESNIDASDIIPSFFEESVYNFVIENEDTFIEILFELSKINFSEIDFDLIGDLYEHYLNYEERKEKGQYYTPHYIVEFILNRVGFSFKDLSKIENKTLLDPACGSGGFLVEAAKRIRMASLNTEGQAKIHIANNLFGTELTAFAHFLCEINLIVQILPLIKNLEKEAQKKIHTLNVYRKDSLLQIYNHQEINGETATPIDLSVTASPKEKKFISLINKNDFDFVVGNPPYVGESGHKDIFKPLQTHKYWKNFYQGKSDYLYYFIILGLSKLKEGGRFSFITTQYWLTADGASQLRKYILNNAKIIEIIDFKGIKLFPEAKGQENIVFVLEKCSEENERKNNKIKIIQFQKDWILDPTETLTTKKTVIKNFDRWQSLLLNKEQFDLFANPDRSSFLLGNFKREEIADVYYSVNLQGELDENAWYIYKKEKDSIQIHGNIVELQQFCNVNQGVVPGPVDTRKMINKLKSSKIKEYKITDNEGVFVLSKEEVEHKSIEKELLYTFYKNSDIKKAFLNFSSNNFLIYTPKIDKISNFPKFKNHIEKYTDYLETRREVEQGKIRWFDLWWAREKSLFESEKIMISYRTNTNSFAYTNHPFYSATDTYYINKKDKTEESLKYIFGVLISDHVLNWLKSGNCKMKGNSFELFTTSVSKIPIPKIDFSNIREKEIHDFLAGDYRTLKDTTQFKHNKTSNTFIKEKGLVDYIIEWTGELYSYKNLGFEFDIDNKNIKNLKYDYQIIANSLSKEIEIQTAERVTIFDNHINDLDSIKNSYIYFGEVPKNFLIKDVLEIAGEGYSLIEPENRLKKHGFNHNIQLKLKNKKIISLEIRGTNLAKFLFDEMQNQLKVRKEISWDDFKKIILPNKEIAKKISDISNSIQIKLIQLDNNSFNSVDKIINNLDILEVKNKNNLNFAYYVLNSLVKELYSDN; translated from the coding sequence ATGATATATTGCTTTTTTAAAATTCAATATTTAGAAATTGACTTTGTATTAACTGTGCTCATTATGTCTCAAGTGAAAACAAAGGATTTCTTAAATTCAATCATTCGGATTTTGAAAGAAGATAGATTCCGATCTAAAGAGAACAAACCTGTTAACTTCACAGAATATGCTATCTTAACAGATTATAATCGAAAGTATAAGGGTGATGAAGACTCTGTAGTAACGCCAATTTTATTAAAAATCTTAGATTTGCTTGGCTATAAATCTGGAGTAAATCTTATTCAGCAAGGTACCAAAGGAGGAGATAAACCAGACTTCAGAACGTTTAGAAATAACTTATTTCTTTTAGATGCAAAATCCACAGGGATTGAAATCAAACCTATTTCTTCCAACACTACAGAAACTTCTTACAATCAAATCTCCAGATATTTAAGATCATTTGAAGGCTATAAATACGGTATTCTTTATAATTTAGTCAGCATTGAATTTTATCTAAGGGATTATGATATAAATGGTAATTTTGTTATTAAGCATTTACCAAAAAAAATTAATTTTATAAATCTTTACAATCAATTTCATCAGGATGACTTTTCAGGCGAAGACTACGAGAACTTTCTATGGTTTATTGAAAATTTTAAATATCACGAGATTGATAGATCTCAATTTACAGAAGAAATCAAAACAAGACAAAAAGAAGATTTAATAAAACCAGATAAAGATCTGTTAAAAGCAACTATATATAATACGTTAAGCGCAATCAATGTTGATATAAAAAATCAAGTGGAGCGAATTACAAAAGACAGCTACGACTGGGAGCAGCTTCACTCCGAATTGCAAAAAATCAGTTTTGAATTTAAGATAAGAAACGAAGAAGACCAAGAATCAATTTTACTTGAGGAATTTGTTAAGCAAGCCTCTTATGTGCTACTCATTAAACTCATTCTAATTAGAATTTTGGAGGACAACAACCTCATCCCGATTCATTTATACAACGGAGGATTTAAATTAAAAACAGAGCCTCCCTTTAGTCTTACGCTAAAAAGAATTCTAAGAGAATCCAACATTGATGCAAGCGATATTATACCAAGTTTTTTTGAGGAGAGTGTTTATAATTTTGTAATCGAAAATGAAGACACATTTATAGAAATTCTTTTTGAATTAAGTAAAATAAATTTTTCAGAAATTGATTTTGACTTGATTGGCGATTTATATGAGCACTATCTAAATTATGAAGAACGAAAAGAAAAGGGGCAATACTATACTCCTCACTATATTGTAGAATTTATTTTAAATCGGGTTGGATTCTCGTTTAAAGATTTGTCTAAGATAGAAAATAAAACTTTATTAGATCCGGCTTGCGGATCAGGCGGTTTTTTAGTTGAGGCAGCAAAACGAATCAGAATGGCTTCTTTAAACACAGAAGGTCAGGCGAAAATTCATATTGCAAACAATTTATTCGGAACAGAATTGACTGCATTTGCTCATTTTCTTTGCGAGATAAACTTAATAGTACAAATTTTGCCTTTAATAAAAAATCTTGAAAAAGAAGCCCAAAAAAAAATCCACACATTAAATGTGTATAGAAAAGACAGTCTTTTGCAGATTTACAACCATCAGGAAATAAACGGAGAAACGGCTACGCCAATTGACTTGAGCGTCACTGCCTCTCCTAAGGAAAAGAAATTTATTTCCTTGATAAATAAGAATGATTTTGATTTTGTAGTCGGAAATCCTCCTTATGTCGGTGAAAGCGGTCATAAGGATATTTTCAAACCGCTTCAAACCCACAAATATTGGAAAAATTTCTATCAGGGAAAAAGTGACTACCTTTACTATTTCATAATACTTGGCTTAAGTAAATTAAAAGAGGGCGGAAGATTTTCTTTTATTACAACACAATACTGGCTTACCGCAGATGGAGCCAGCCAGTTAAGAAAATATATCTTAAACAATGCAAAGATAATAGAGATAATTGATTTTAAAGGGATTAAGCTATTTCCTGAAGCGAAAGGACAGGAAAATATTGTTTTTGTTTTAGAAAAATGTAGCGAAGAGAATGAAAGAAAAAATAACAAAATTAAAATTATCCAGTTTCAAAAAGACTGGATATTAGACCCCACCGAGACCTTAACTACAAAAAAAACTGTTATCAAAAATTTTGATAGATGGCAAAGCCTCTTATTAAATAAAGAACAATTTGATTTATTTGCAAACCCTGATAGATCAAGTTTTTTACTTGGAAATTTTAAAAGAGAAGAAATTGCAGATGTGTATTATAGCGTAAATTTACAAGGTGAACTAGACGAGAATGCTTGGTATATTTATAAAAAAGAAAAAGACTCCATTCAGATTCATGGAAATATTGTAGAGTTGCAACAGTTTTGTAATGTAAATCAGGGGGTAGTTCCAGGTCCCGTTGATACAAGAAAAATGATTAATAAATTAAAATCTTCTAAGATTAAGGAATATAAAATAACAGACAATGAAGGAGTATTTGTTCTTTCAAAAGAAGAAGTCGAACATAAATCTATTGAAAAAGAATTGCTTTATACGTTTTATAAAAATTCAGATATTAAAAAAGCATTCTTAAATTTCTCTTCAAATAACTTTTTAATTTACACACCAAAAATTGATAAAATATCAAATTTTCCAAAATTCAAAAATCATATAGAAAAATATACGGATTATTTAGAAACAAGGAGAGAGGTCGAGCAAGGAAAAATCCGATGGTTTGATTTGTGGTGGGCAAGAGAAAAGTCTCTCTTTGAATCTGAAAAAATCATGATTTCCTATCGTACAAATACAAATAGTTTTGCTTACACAAATCATCCTTTTTATAGCGCAACAGATACTTACTACATAAATAAAAAAGATAAAACAGAAGAATCTTTGAAATACATATTTGGAGTGCTCATTTCAGATCACGTTTTGAATTGGCTAAAAAGTGGTAATTGCAAAATGAAAGGAAACTCATTTGAATTATTTACAACCTCTGTTTCTAAAATCCCAATTCCTAAGATCGATTTTTCCAATATACGAGAAAAAGAAATACACGATTTTTTAGCAGGAGATTATAGGACTTTAAAAGATACAACTCAGTTCAAACATAATAAAACAAGTAACACATTCATTAAAGAGAAAGGGTTGGTTGACTATATTATAGAATGGACAGGAGAGCTATATTCCTATAAAAATCTTGGTTTTGAATTTGATATAGATAATAAAAATATCAAAAATTTAAAATATGATTATCAAATTATTGCAAATTCACTCTCAAAAGAAATAGAAATTCAAACCGCCGAAAGAGTTACGATATTTGATAATCATATAAACGATTTAGATTCAATAAAGAACAGCTATATTTATTTTGGTGAAGTTCCTAAAAATTTTCTCATCAAAGATGTCTTGGAAATAGCCGGGGAAGGTTACTCGCTTATTGAACCGGAGAATAGATTAAAGAAACATGGATTTAATCACAACATTCAATTAAAACTAAAGAATAAAAAAATCATCTCACTTGAAATTCGCGGCACAAACCTAGCAAAGTTCTTATTTGATGAAATGCAAAACCAATTGAAAGTTCGTAAAGAAATTTCGTGGGATGATTTCAAAAAAATAATTCTACCTAACAAAGAAATTGCCAAAAAAATATCAGATATTTCAAACTCTATCCAAATTAAACTTATCCAGTTAGATAATAATTCTTTTAATAGTGTGGATAAAATTATTAACAACCTTGATATTTTGGAAGTAAAAAATAAAAATAATCTGAATTTTGCTTATTATGTATTAAATTCTTTAGTAAAGGAGTTGTATAGCGATAATTAA
- a CDS encoding STAS domain-containing protein: MKIKVVVKNDVHIFKIEGPIKAGNEFELGEKIEEYIKKGVVPKFIIDLKKVPFINSAGLGIFLNIYKHVDSLKGRMVFANLNSDIENLMEITKLASIFEIFKTADEALESFDF; this comes from the coding sequence ATGAAAATAAAAGTAGTAGTTAAAAACGACGTTCATATTTTTAAAATTGAAGGTCCCATAAAAGCAGGCAATGAATTCGAGCTTGGAGAGAAAATCGAAGAATACATAAAGAAAGGTGTAGTTCCGAAATTTATTATTGACTTGAAAAAGGTTCCTTTTATCAATTCTGCGGGTCTTGGTATTTTTTTAAATATCTACAAACACGTGGATAGTCTGAAAGGCAGGATGGTTTTTGCAAACTTAAATTCTGATATTGAAAATTTAATGGAAATCACAAAACTTGCCAGTATATTTGAAATTTTTAAAACAGCAGATGAGGCTTTGGAGTCTTTCGACTTTTAG
- a CDS encoding porin, with translation MEIYSKRLFAAIPFLFLFEIIFFSFEIFPQEKNIIEKDKSATELKEKSLELEKENEEISDKDIVTSKFSEIKIFGFVDVYYNYTLNDKQGNKVDSSETFHQYNKQFAVNSTELDLEKIAKKESPWGFRVDFMYGQNPVFQERPSAVTNNIFNMNMLQQAYISVFFPLLKGLHVELGKMTGHIGFDSLESMNMNTYTLGYIFFNVPFINTGARAVLKFSEHWTFSLFYYNSAQGTGYANPNSHNVPPSDKLTSTFLTDTSRHAYSDGLNKAQTVGTRLNGDIIRDRLSLTWNLMLGNDNEVGRISNRNIYIRDVTGISPSTPPTNSKYDYYFIHQSWLTISPNKSFTFTLDWTHQIRSGSTAVGNGVYVNEGIQQIGTTNLPVTVGRDDRDVKRINNTYAIFAKYCFTENWALGFRYENIDDKRYGGSYVANPPLSGVTPNYRYDLVYLDRIGLRKPSNLGQLRSVTVTPTYIFSEHVIIKLDLRKDWALGKQFVNIHGNPSSSQVGFILGVVAKF, from the coding sequence GTGGAAATTTACTCAAAACGACTTTTTGCTGCGATACCGTTTCTATTTTTATTTGAAATAATTTTTTTCTCTTTCGAAATTTTTCCTCAGGAAAAAAATATCATAGAAAAAGATAAATCTGCCACGGAATTAAAAGAAAAAAGTTTAGAGCTTGAAAAAGAAAATGAAGAAATTTCAGATAAAGATATTGTAACTTCAAAATTTTCGGAGATAAAAATTTTTGGGTTTGTGGATGTTTATTACAACTATACATTGAATGATAAACAAGGTAATAAAGTTGATTCCTCTGAAACATTTCACCAGTACAATAAACAATTTGCTGTCAATTCAACCGAACTCGATTTAGAAAAAATTGCTAAAAAAGAAAGTCCATGGGGTTTTCGGGTGGATTTTATGTATGGACAAAACCCTGTATTTCAGGAAAGGCCAAGTGCTGTGACAAATAATATTTTTAATATGAATATGTTGCAGCAAGCCTATATTAGTGTATTTTTTCCTTTGCTAAAAGGCTTACACGTTGAACTAGGAAAGATGACCGGGCATATCGGTTTTGATTCATTAGAGTCAATGAACATGAACACATATACACTTGGATATATATTTTTCAATGTCCCATTTATTAATACGGGTGCTAGAGCAGTATTAAAATTTTCTGAGCACTGGACTTTTTCATTGTTCTATTACAATAGTGCTCAAGGAACAGGGTATGCAAACCCTAATTCGCATAACGTCCCTCCATCCGATAAACTTACCTCTACTTTTCTAACAGATACTTCACGCCATGCGTATTCGGACGGTTTGAATAAGGCTCAAACTGTTGGCACCAGATTGAATGGGGATATAATCAGGGATAGATTGAGTCTCACTTGGAACTTGATGCTTGGAAATGATAATGAAGTAGGAAGAATTTCCAATAGAAATATCTATATCCGAGATGTAACCGGAATTTCTCCGAGTACGCCACCTACAAATTCAAAATACGATTACTATTTTATTCATCAGTCTTGGTTGACAATCAGTCCGAATAAAAGTTTTACATTTACCTTAGATTGGACTCACCAGATTCGCTCTGGGAGTACGGCAGTCGGAAATGGCGTTTATGTCAATGAAGGAATACAACAAATCGGTACAACCAATTTGCCTGTAACGGTCGGTAGAGACGATAGAGATGTAAAAAGAATAAATAACACTTACGCAATATTTGCAAAATACTGTTTTACTGAAAATTGGGCACTTGGATTTCGCTATGAAAATATAGACGATAAAAGATACGGTGGTTCTTACGTCGCCAATCCTCCACTTTCCGGGGTAACACCAAATTATAGATATGACTTGGTTTATTTAGATAGGATTGGGCTGAGAAAACCTTCTAACCTTGGGCAGTTGCGCTCCGTGACTGTTACACCAACTTATATTTTTTCTGAGCATGTAATCATTAAGTTGGATTTAAGGAAAGATTGGGCACTTGGTAAACAGTTTGTAAATATCCATGGAAACCCTTCAAGCTCTCAAGTTGGATTTATATTGGGAGTAGTTGCCAAGTTTTAA